The window AGCGCATCTGCCCACGGGTCCCGTCGATCACCGGATTGATCACGACGTCGTCCGCGGCCGTCTCGACGAGCTGGTCCAGCGACGTGTCCAGGGCCCTGGCGAGGGTGACCAGCTGATCGAGGGCGAGGCGACGCTGCCCGTTCTCGATGCGGGAGAGCGTGGACTGGCTGACGTGGGCCCGCCCCGCCAGCTCTTCCAGAGACAGGCCCTGTGCCAGCCGCAGCGCCCTGATGCGTGCCCGTACGAGGCTGTCCAGTTCGCCGTCCTCATGCGTCATGAGCAACAGTATATGCCTTCAGCGCAACACCGTAGGGAGGGACGGTGAGAGGCTCCCGAGCTGCCTCCGCGGGACGCACGCCGGTGAACCCACCCCAGGGGCATCCGTCACAGCCGCTGCGTGCCACTGGCGCGGAGGTCTCAAGTCGCTGCGTTCTCGGTGGACTTGTGGGTACCCGGGGGATGAGCCGATCCGTCTGGGCGGCTCCGGGAGATCGCCCGAAGGAGTGGCAGATGACGACTCAGTACGGCAACCAACCGACCGGGCAGCAGCCTCACGGCGCACCGCAGGGTGCGACGGCCGGCAACGTGCTCAGCATCATCGCGATGGTGCTGGGCGTGATCTCGCTCATCTTCCTGCCGATCGTGTTCGGTGTGATCGGTCTGGTGCTGGCCGTCATCGCGAAGACGGTCAGACACGAGCGGCTCGCGGTTCCCGCCATCGTGGTCAGCGCCGTCGGCCTGATCGGCGGGATGGTGCTCGGGGTCTTGCTGGCCGGCTGACCGGCCGAGCCGGAGGGACAACACCTCGGCCGGCTGCCGCGCCCCACGCCTGGACGGGGGTGCGGCAGCCGGCCGAGGTGCCCCGCGCGACGGGCTGCGCCGGGGTCAGGAGACCGTCGAGGGCGGAGGGCTCCACCTGCTGTTCCTGGGCAGCGCGTCCGACACGTCGTAGTCCTTGCGGAGCTGCTCAGGAATGGCGTAGTGCATGACCCGGCCGCGCGTCAGCGAGGACAGCTCCAGATGGGTGGTCAGATGGCCGAGGCGGTCCAGCGCCCAGGCGCCGAGCGGTGAGCTGTCCTCGATGGACTCCAGGACGCCGAGGACGTGGGGCATGGCCTTGACGACCGAATCCCACGAAGTCCTGGGCACCTCCAGCCAGTCGGCGCAGGTGTCGCCGACGAGGTAGCGGATGAGCGAGGACACGACCGGGTCGAACAAGGTGCCCGGCACGACCTCCTCGTAGAGGTCGATGAGCTGGCGCGTGAGGTGGGCGCCCTCCGCGGACGGTCCCATGTGCCGCACCATGTAGAGGTCGAGGAATCGGCGGGCCTCCAGCGTGTTCGCGGGTACGGCGTCCTGGTCGATGCCGAGCATCGCGCCGACCACGCGCCAGGCGTAGTAGTACGACTCGGCGCCCTCGGCGGACATGTGGACGCCCAGGCGGTGCAGGCTGTCCAGGACCAGCAGACTGAAGAACATCTGCCCGCCGATCATGTCCTCCTGGCAGATCGGAGTTCCGAGCGCACCGGTGTCCCACCGGCCTTCACGCGCCAGATGGTGCCGGATGGACGCGTGCAGGAGCCGGACCTTCTGCGCCGCCGGGATGAAGCGGCTGCCGGCCTCGAAGGCACCCGGCTGCATCAGGTAGACGGTGAACTGACCCGTCTCCGCCATCCGCTTGGAGGGGTACTTGAGGCCGTGGGTGGCCGACAGCAGTCGGGCGACGTGCGGGACCACGTAGCAGGCGGGCATGGAGGCGAAGGACAGGGCGGTCGAGATGTGCACGTTGTTGTCCATGAAGAACAGGCGCGCCTTCTCCATCTCCTCCCAGTCCACCCAGTCCGGCGGCGCGCTCGTGGCCGCGAGGTACTCCCGGGCGACGTCGGGCAGCCCGTCCGGCAGTGGGGCGCCGGTGGTGGAGACGTAACGCATGAGCGTGTTGAACTTCCCGACCTCCCCCCGTTCGAACAGCGTGGCGACGGTGGCGTCGGCGAGTTCGTCCCCCGCCAGGCGCAGCGAGTCCAGGGATTCTTCGGTACAGGTCATGGCCGAGCTCCTTGCGCGAGGGGTGCGCCCGCGACGGGCGAAGGTCCGGTGCCGGGCCGCAGGACTCCGGGGCGGCGCCGGTCCGTGGAGGTCAGGACAGGCGGGTCGTCACCGAGTGGGCCAGTGCGGTGAGGGCCGTGGCGGCGGGGCGTGGCACGTCGAGTTCGTGCAGGGCGGCGAGGGCTTGGCCGATCCGTACCCCGATCATCTCCTCGACGCGTTCGGGCGCGTCGAGGCGACGCATCAGGGCGCGTACCGTGTGCACCCCCTCCTCGTCGAGATCCCGCCGTCCCAGGAGTGAGCGGAGCTGCCGGCGCTCGTCCTCGCCGGCGGCCTTCCAGGTCTCCGCCAGCAGGGCCGTCGGCCGGTGACCGCGCAGGTCGTCGGCGCAGGCCTTGCCGGTGTGCGCGGGACTGCCGAACACACCGAGCAGGTCGTCCCGCAGCTGGAAGGCCTCGCCCAGGGGGAGCCCGTACGCCGAGTAGCCCTCGCGCAGTCGCTCGCCCGCTCCGGCCAGCACGCCGCCGATCAACAGGGGTTGTTCGACGGTGTACTTGGCGGTCTTGTACCGGATCACCTTGAGCGAGTCCCGGGTGTCCGGGTCCGAACCGGTGCGCAGGATCTCCAGGCACTCACCCGCGATCAGTTCCCGGGCCAGCGCCGACCACAGCGGACGGGCACGGCCGAGGTAGGCGGCGGGCAGGCCGCTGGTGGTGAACAACTGCCCGGCGAGCTCCATCAGCAGGTCTCCCACCAGCATCGCGAGCGACCTGGCTGCTGCGGCGGTACGCCGGCGGCCGCGTACGGCCCCGCGCAGGGCGATGTGCGCGGTCGGCCGGCCGTGGCGCAACGGGCTCTCGTCGATGAGGTCGTCGTGGACGACCGCCGCGGCGTGCACCAGCTCCATCGAAGCCGCCGCCCGCACCAGCGCGTCGTCGTCGGGCTGCCCCACCGCCCGCCAGCCCCAGTAGCAGAACGCCGCCCGCAGCCGCTTTCCCTGCGCCACGGTCGCCTCCAGCTGTTCGGCCACCGGGTGCAGGGCCGGATCGATCGAGGCGAACCTGTCCGCCTCGCCCGCGACGAACCGGTGCAGTACGTCGTCCACACGGACTTTGAACGCCGCCGGATCCCACAGGTCACCTGCCATCGGCGGCCTGCCGCGCCAGGGCTGCCCGGGCCAGGACCTCCAGGTGTGCCGGCGGTACGGCGGTGTGCCGCTCCAGCAGCAGCCGGCCCCGGGCCAGCAGTTCGTGCTCGGCCTCCCTGGCGAGTTCCGGGGCGTCCGAGCGGCGGAGCAGCCCTCTCACCGAGCCCAGGGCAGACCCCAGCGTGGTCACCGCCAGATCCGCCAGCCCCGCCACCAGAAGTACCGCCTGCCTGTCGGGTCCCAGGTGTCTTCTCGCGTCCTGTGTCATCGCCGTCTCCCCACGACCTGGCCGATGCGGTGCGGCGCCGGTCGTGCGCCGCCCTCACAGGGTCACGCCGGACGGGACGCCCGCGCGGGCGAACTCACCATCGAGTGAGCACCTCGCCCGGTCGTGCGGATCGGGGCCGTGGCCCTCCGCCGCTGGTCAAACGTCGCGCCGACGGATTCCGGGTTCGTTCCCACGGCGCGTGGAAGGGAGACGGATCCGCTCCGGCCGCCGGTACGAACGCGTTCGTTACGATCGCGGAGTGACTGTGAGAAGAGAGCCGATGAGCCGCCGGGAGCGCCCTGCCAAGCCCGCCCTGTCCCGCCCCGGCATCGTGGACACCGCCGTACGGATCATGCGTGCCGAGGGGCTGGACAAGGTCACCATGCGCCGGCTCGCGCAGGAGCTGGACACGGGCCCGGCATCGCTCTACGTCTACGTGTCCAACACCGCCGAACTCCACGCGGCCGTGCTCGACGCGTTGCTGGGCGAGGTCGACCTGGCCGCCGAGGGGGGCGAGGAGAACTGGCGCGAGCAGCTGATGGCCGTGCTGACCTCCTACACCATGGTGCTGTTCCAGCACCCGCAGCTCGCCCGCTCCGCGCTCGTGGCCCGGCCCAGCGGCGAGAACTACCTCCGGCTGCTGAACCGCATCCTGGACCTGCTCTCCCGCAGCGGGGCCGCCGTGGAACAGGTCGCGTGGGGGGTCGACAAGCTGCTCCAGACGGCCACCGCAACCGCCGCCGAGCACTCGGCCAGGAAGGGGGATCCCGCCGCCCAGGAGGACTGGGACGCGCTCACGGGCGTCCTGCACAGCGTGGACGAAAACACCCACCCGGCTGTGCGGGCCCACATGCCCGCTCTCATCGGCGGAGCCGGTGAGCGGTTGAGGTGGGGTTTCGAGGTCCTGATCAACGGCATCACCAGCACTCCCGTGCCCCGCGGCGACTCCTGACCGCGCCCCCGCGGAGCCCGCCCTGGACGGCTCCGCGGGGGCCCACCTCGGTCACCTCGGCCACCGTGGCTCCACCGACCCGGACCGTGTTCCGGAGGCGGGCGGGCCCGGCCGGACATGCGGCGAACTTGTTCGTGACGAACATGTTCGTTACGGTGGAGCGGTCCGACCCGGCGCGGGGGAGCGGCGGTGCCGTCCGCGGGGGAAGGGCGAGCGACCCCGCCGCCCGCCCGGTGGCATCGGCGCGCGGACACCGACAACAGGAGGTCCTGATGAACACCCACGTTCCCCTTGCGATCATCGGTGCGGGCCTGGGCGGGCTGACCGCCGCCCGGGTCCTGCACGCCAACGGCATCGAGGCGGCCGTCTTCGACCTGGAGGCGTCGGCCGATGCGCGCACCCAGGGCGGCATGCTCGACATCCACGAGGAGAACGGTCAGAAGGCACTGCGGGCCGCCGGACTCATCGAGGGCTTCCGCGAGATCATCCACGAGGGCGGCGAGGCGATGCGCGTCCTCGGCCCGGACGGCACCGTCCACATCGACGAGGGCGGTGAGGAGAGCCGCGGACGGCCCGAGGTGGACCGGGGGGATCTGCGTGAACTGCTGCTGAACTCCCTCCCGGACGGCATGATCCGCTGGGGCCGGAAGGTGACCGGAACCCGTGCCCTGGGCGGCGCCCGGCACGAGGTGACCTTCGCCGACGGCTCGTCCGTCACCACCGGCCTCCTCATCGGCGCCGACGGCGCCTGGTCGAAGGTCCGGCCGCTCCTCTCCGACGCCGAGCCCGCCTACGCCGGCATCTCCTTCGTGGAGACCGACCTCCTGGACGCGGATGCGCGCCACGCGCGCAGCGCCGAGGTCGTCGGCGCCGGATCCTTCTTCTGCCTCGGCGACAGGCGCGCCCTCCTCGCGCACCGGGAGACCGACGGCAGCCTGCACGTATACACCGCGCTGCGCGTCGCCGAGGACTGGCTGGACACCGTCGACTTCGGCGACACCGCCGCCGCCAAGGCATCGGTGCTCGCCCGGTTCGAGGGCTGGGACGACGGCCTGCGCGCTCTGGTCGCGGACGCCGACGGTGCGCTGACACCGCGGCGCATCCACGCCCTGCCGGTCGGACACCGCTGGGAGCGCGTCCCCGGGGTGACCCTGCTCGGTGACGCCGCTCACCTCATGTCCCCGTTCGCGGGGGAGGGCGCCAACCTGGCCATGTACGACGGAGCCGAACTCGGCCTGGCGATCGCCGCACACCCCGGCGACGTCGAAGCGGCGCTTGCGTCCTACGAGGAGGCGCTCTTCCCGCGCAGTGAGACATCGGCCACGGAATCCGCCACCAGCCTGGAGACCATGTTCGGCGACGACGGCCTGGAGCGCATGATCGCGTTCTTCACCGCCGGACCCGGCGGCGAGTAGGACCGCCCGCCAGGTCCGCGCAGCTCGTCACGTCTGCGACGCCGGGTGGAACGCCCCGGCGCCGGTCAGCAGGTGGGGACGCCCGGCAGCCATGCCTCGGCCACGTCGATGAATATGTTGGAGACGTATCCGCCGTAGTCCGGGAGGTAGGACCAGGCGTCGTTGCTGTGGCCGTCGGCCTGGACGAGCTGGCCGTGCACCTGGCACTGGACACGCACCGTCGTGGGGCCGGGGAGCTGTGCGACCCGGGTCGACGCGCTGGTCGGCTGCTGACGGATGTTCACGTCGGTGCCCCAGGTCGGGAAGGACTTGGTCGGCGCGCCGCCGCCGGTCCACAGATAGGTGACGGTGACCCAGCCGTTGTTGTTCAGGCCGACGTTGTAGAACGTGCCGTCCGCGAGGTCGATGCCCGCCGGATTGAGCACCCGGCGCCCGGACCCGTCCAGCCCGCCGTTGTACCCGCTCTGGTAGGCGGCCTGCGCCTCGGGCCTCCCCTGCGGCAGGTCCTTGAACGTCTCGCGGACCGAGGACGGGTTCCAGTAGTCGTCGCGGGTGTTCCACGGCCCGACGTCCCACACCGGAGCGGTTTCGCAGCGGACGGGTCCGCACACGCGGACCGAGTACTGGCCGCTGCCCTTCGGGGAGAGGCCCCGCCGGGAGGGAAGCGCCACGAAGTGGTCGTTGGCGACGATCACGTGCCCGTTGGCCGTGGTGCCGCCGACCAGCCCTTCCCGTGTCGCGTAGACGCTGGTCGTGAAGGCCTCGGCCGCCGCGGCTTCCTGGGGCGCGTCACCGAGTGCGGCGGTCAGGTCCAGGGCCCGGACGGCCGGCGCGGTGCCGTCCGGCGCGGAGACCAGGGTGATCCGCGCCTGTACACGGGTGACCGCCCGCGGCAGCCGGGCCGGGGTGCCGTCGCCTGCCTCGCGCCACTCGGTCCACCTGCCCAGCCCGTCCCGCCCCCGCACGTCGACGGCGACCTGGGCTCCGTGGGGGACGCCGGCGTCGAGGTCGGCGGTGATCAGGTTCACCGCGCGTCCCAGATCCCGCACGGGGGACAGGACCGTGCCCTGCCCGCGGGCGGAGCGGGAGGATGCCGGTCGCAGGCCGGCGTCCCGAAGGTGCAGCGCACCGCCGGTGCGGCTGATGTTGCTCTCGCCCCCGGTGGGTGCGGACAGGTCGGCCCGCCAGCGGACGGCCCCGAGCGGAGCGTCGGCCGCGGCCGCGTCACGGGCGGCGGCGGGGTCGGCGGTGAGGGTGAGCGCGACGACGGCCAGCACGGAGACCGCGATGGCCGGCCCGCGGCGGGCGGTTTGGGCGGGGGAGTTCGATCTCTGGGTGCGTCGCACGGAAGGTCTCCTGGTCGGTGGGGGGAGGGGGGAACTACGGGCAACTACGGGCAACGGGCCACGTTCGGGAGCGTGTTGCCGGGGGATTCGACGTAGATGTTCGTGATCCAGCCGCCGTACTGCGGCAGAAAGGCCCACCAGTCGTTGGTGTACGGCGGGACGGACACGAGGCCGCCCTGCTGCTGGCACCGCACGAGGACGTCCACTCCGGCGGGCAGGGTCGTGAGGGCGGCGGACGCGGTGGTGGGAGCGGAACGCACACGGACACCGCTTCCCCAGGTGGTGAACCGGGTGCCGGCGGGGCGTACGGCTCCGGGGACGTTCAGGGAGCCGGCGAGCGCAGTGACCTTGCTGTACGCGCTCCCGTACGGCGTGCCGTCGGGATGGAGGGTGAGGACGGCGACGATCGTCCGGTCGTCGGGTCCCACGGTCCCTGTCGTGTGCAGCGCCTCGGACGTCAGGTCGAGCGAGGGCGCGGCGGCAGGGGCAGGGGCAGGCGCGGAGGGTCCGACGGCTCCGGTGGGAGCCTCCGGTCCGCCCGAGCCTGAGCCCGAGCCGGAAGCCGTGCCCTTGTCCGCCGACGCGTGCGCGTCGACGGCCGCACCGGACGCAGGACCGTACCCTACGGCCGGGGCCGGCGCCGGGGTGCAACCGCCCGAAGTGAAGCCCGACCAGCCCTGCTTGACCGCGCCCGGCGCCTCGAAGGCGGAAGGCAGACCGAAGCCCTGGTCGAAGCCGTCCGTCGCGCAGCGGGTGGACCGGTGCAGTGCCCCGAGGACGAGTTCCCGTACGGGCGCCGGGGCGGTGTCGAGGAGGTAGCGGTACACGCGGACCGTGTCCGCGGCGGTCGTCGCCGTGTAGCCCCAGTAGCCGGGGTAGGCCGCCGGCGGCGGGACGGTGCCGGTGAGTGCCAGCCGGGGCACCATGCGGGCGATCACCGCGCTGCCGCCGCCGGTGGACCAGTAGTGGCTCGCGGCGGCGTCGTCACTGCTGCTCAGCATCACGGCGAGACGGTCCCGGTCCGCCTGGGGAGGGTCGTAGGCAGGGCCCCGGTTCCACAGGTAGTCCAGCGCCAGCAGCAGCTTGACCACCGACGCGGAGCGGAAGGCCCGGTCCGGATTGTGCGACTCGGTGAACCGTCCGGTGAGCCGGTCGAACACGGCCACACCCGCGACGACGTCCGCCGGAATGGTCACGCCCGTCCCGGCGCCGGGGCGGAGCGCGTGCCGCCCTGAACTGCCGGGATCCGTCACCTCCGACAGGCGTGACGCGAGGTGGGTGTCGCCGGCGGCGGACGACGGCGGTCCAGAGGGCGCGGCCGTCGCGTGCCCGGTGCACGCGACGATCAGCAGGCCGAGGGTCGTGAGAGCGGCAGCGAGAAGCGAGAGGCGGCGAGTCGGCTGTGGGGGCGGCATGGGAGTGGGGGCTCCTTGAGGCACGGGCGCACCGGGGCGGCGGCCCGGCGGCGCTGTGGCAGGTGGCCGCCACGGTGGTGCGACCCGCCCGGTGGCGCAAGCAATTCGTTCCTGGTCGAAGAAGACCGTCCCGTGCTTGTCAGCGAAGCGGGCCGCCGTTACGTTCCCGACGTCTCACCGCG is drawn from Streptomyces sp. NBC_00178 and contains these coding sequences:
- a CDS encoding oxygenase MpaB family protein: MTCTEESLDSLRLAGDELADATVATLFERGEVGKFNTLMRYVSTTGAPLPDGLPDVAREYLAATSAPPDWVDWEEMEKARLFFMDNNVHISTALSFASMPACYVVPHVARLLSATHGLKYPSKRMAETGQFTVYLMQPGAFEAGSRFIPAAQKVRLLHASIRHHLAREGRWDTGALGTPICQEDMIGGQMFFSLLVLDSLHRLGVHMSAEGAESYYYAWRVVGAMLGIDQDAVPANTLEARRFLDLYMVRHMGPSAEGAHLTRQLIDLYEEVVPGTLFDPVVSSLIRYLVGDTCADWLEVPRTSWDSVVKAMPHVLGVLESIEDSSPLGAWALDRLGHLTTHLELSSLTRGRVMHYAIPEQLRKDYDVSDALPRNSRWSPPPSTVS
- a CDS encoding polyprenyl synthetase family protein, with amino-acid sequence MAGDLWDPAAFKVRVDDVLHRFVAGEADRFASIDPALHPVAEQLEATVAQGKRLRAAFCYWGWRAVGQPDDDALVRAAASMELVHAAAVVHDDLIDESPLRHGRPTAHIALRGAVRGRRRTAAAARSLAMLVGDLLMELAGQLFTTSGLPAAYLGRARPLWSALARELIAGECLEILRTGSDPDTRDSLKVIRYKTAKYTVEQPLLIGGVLAGAGERLREGYSAYGLPLGEAFQLRDDLLGVFGSPAHTGKACADDLRGHRPTALLAETWKAAGEDERRQLRSLLGRRDLDEEGVHTVRALMRRLDAPERVEEMIGVRIGQALAALHELDVPRPAATALTALAHSVTTRLS
- a CDS encoding polyprenyl synthetase gives rise to the protein MTQDARRHLGPDRQAVLLVAGLADLAVTTLGSALGSVRGLLRRSDAPELAREAEHELLARGRLLLERHTAVPPAHLEVLARAALARQAADGR
- a CDS encoding TetR/AcrR family transcriptional regulator: MTVRREPMSRRERPAKPALSRPGIVDTAVRIMRAEGLDKVTMRRLAQELDTGPASLYVYVSNTAELHAAVLDALLGEVDLAAEGGEENWREQLMAVLTSYTMVLFQHPQLARSALVARPSGENYLRLLNRILDLLSRSGAAVEQVAWGVDKLLQTATATAAEHSARKGDPAAQEDWDALTGVLHSVDENTHPAVRAHMPALIGGAGERLRWGFEVLINGITSTPVPRGDS
- a CDS encoding FAD-dependent oxidoreductase, which gives rise to MNTHVPLAIIGAGLGGLTAARVLHANGIEAAVFDLEASADARTQGGMLDIHEENGQKALRAAGLIEGFREIIHEGGEAMRVLGPDGTVHIDEGGEESRGRPEVDRGDLRELLLNSLPDGMIRWGRKVTGTRALGGARHEVTFADGSSVTTGLLIGADGAWSKVRPLLSDAEPAYAGISFVETDLLDADARHARSAEVVGAGSFFCLGDRRALLAHRETDGSLHVYTALRVAEDWLDTVDFGDTAAAKASVLARFEGWDDGLRALVADADGALTPRRIHALPVGHRWERVPGVTLLGDAAHLMSPFAGEGANLAMYDGAELGLAIAAHPGDVEAALASYEEALFPRSETSATESATSLETMFGDDGLERMIAFFTAGPGGE